From Acidimicrobiia bacterium, the proteins below share one genomic window:
- a CDS encoding CrcB family protein, with product MTELAVVVAGGVGAAGRYWVAGMVQRSTSGRFPVGTLAVNLSGSLLAGFVLAATPAGSIARVSLIGFAAGFTTFSTWSTESLAMLQTGERVRAAVNLAGMLVAGIGLCVLGYVMAD from the coding sequence ATGACGGAACTCGCTGTGGTGGTGGCCGGAGGGGTCGGGGCTGCCGGGCGCTACTGGGTTGCCGGGATGGTCCAGCGGAGCACCTCAGGACGCTTCCCGGTGGGCACCCTTGCCGTGAATCTCTCTGGGAGCTTGCTGGCGGGGTTCGTCCTGGCGGCTACCCCAGCAGGAAGCATCGCCAGGGTGTCCCTCATCGGCTTCGCCGCCGGGTTCACCACGTTCTCCACCTGGAGTACCGAGAGCCTCGCCATGCTTCAGACGGGGGAAAGGGTGAGGGCGGCAGTCAACCTGGCGGGGATGCTGGTGGCTGGGATAGGGCTCTGCGTACTTGGCTATGTGATGGCAGACTGA
- a CDS encoding MFS transporter translates to MVTFGVVSLLVDVVYEGARSVAGPFLGSLGASALMIGAITGAGEATALILRVVSGPAADRSRRYWAWVIAGYVITVVAVPALALPVGLFGASALIIMERVGKAVRSPAKDALIANAGSSTGRGKAFAVHEALDQAGAFIGPLVVAAALAATGGYRLGFGVLAVPGLMAVVILVWLARRVPNPAVYEERTADIQAGDAPAAKLPPAFWRYAVFTSLTMAGYATFGLIGYHLSSRELVPAAAVPLIYALAMGTDALAALVTGHLYDRYGFRVLIVLPVLAGLGTVLAFSGTAAVAIFGVVVWGMAMGVQESTLRAGVADLVPAARRASAYGVFAAAYGGAWFVGSTVLGYLYGRTATGLIVACLVLQLSALFVLLATRSSTPGPS, encoded by the coding sequence GTGGTCACCTTCGGCGTCGTCAGTCTGCTGGTGGACGTTGTCTATGAGGGTGCCCGCTCTGTCGCCGGGCCGTTCCTTGGCTCGCTGGGAGCATCGGCGCTGATGATTGGCGCCATCACGGGGGCTGGCGAGGCAACGGCTCTGATTCTCCGCGTGGTCAGTGGTCCGGCTGCCGATCGGTCCCGGCGGTACTGGGCTTGGGTGATTGCTGGCTACGTAATCACCGTCGTCGCTGTGCCTGCCCTGGCCTTACCGGTTGGTCTGTTTGGTGCGTCAGCCCTGATCATTATGGAGCGCGTCGGCAAGGCGGTCCGCAGCCCGGCCAAGGATGCTCTGATCGCCAACGCCGGAAGCAGCACTGGTCGCGGGAAGGCGTTTGCAGTTCACGAGGCACTGGATCAGGCGGGCGCCTTCATCGGCCCCCTAGTGGTAGCTGCCGCTCTGGCCGCAACGGGCGGCTACCGCTTGGGCTTCGGAGTACTCGCAGTCCCGGGATTGATGGCCGTCGTCATCCTTGTCTGGCTGGCGCGCAGAGTCCCCAACCCGGCCGTCTACGAAGAGCGCACTGCCGACATCCAGGCAGGCGATGCCCCAGCGGCGAAGCTACCGCCTGCCTTTTGGCGCTATGCGGTGTTCACCAGCCTGACCATGGCCGGGTACGCCACATTCGGCCTGATCGGGTACCACCTGTCATCTCGGGAACTGGTGCCTGCGGCCGCGGTGCCCCTGATCTACGCGCTGGCAATGGGAACAGACGCTCTGGCTGCCCTGGTAACCGGACACCTGTATGACCGATATGGCTTTCGAGTCCTGATTGTTCTGCCTGTCCTGGCAGGGTTGGGCACCGTGCTGGCCTTCAGCGGTACCGCCGCAGTCGCCATCTTCGGTGTTGTGGTCTGGGGAATGGCGATGGGGGTGCAAGAGAGCACGCTACGTGCCGGTGTGGCCGATCTGGTGCCCGCAGCAAGACGAGCGAGTGCCTACGGCGTCTTTGCAGCGGCCTATGGCGGGGCCTGGTTCGTCGGGAGCACTGTGCTGGGCTACCTGTACGGGAGAACGGCAACGGGTTTGATAGTCGCTTGTCTGGTACTGCAGCTTTCTGCACTTTTCGTGCTGCTGGCCACAAGAAGTTCAACGCCCGGTCCGAGCTGA
- a CDS encoding YnfA family protein — MSILRSIGLFVIAAIAEIGGAWLVWQGFREKRGLAFIGAGVIALGLYGFFATFQPSPHFGRILAAYGGVFVAGSLAWGFVFDGFRPDRYDIIGAAVCLLGVAVIMYASRPGG; from the coding sequence ATGTCCATCCTGAGATCGATCGGACTGTTCGTCATCGCCGCCATCGCCGAGATCGGCGGCGCCTGGCTCGTCTGGCAAGGCTTCAGGGAGAAGCGAGGGCTCGCGTTCATCGGCGCGGGAGTGATCGCCCTCGGCCTCTACGGGTTCTTTGCCACCTTCCAACCGAGCCCCCATTTCGGACGCATCCTCGCCGCCTACGGCGGAGTCTTCGTTGCGGGTAGCCTCGCTTGGGGATTCGTCTTCGACGGGTTCCGACCCGACCGCTACGACATCATCGGAGCAGCCGTCTGCCTCCTCGGAGTAGCCGTCATCATGTACGCCTCACGGCCAGGGGGGTGA
- a CDS encoding DUF190 domain-containing protein, which translates to MDTPIIDAERSVRGSDDERLLLRIFIGEDDRHEGRPLYQAIVETLRANDLAGATVLKGIEGFGKSSRLHTSSVLRLSEDLPILIECVSRTDKIEQILPVLDAMIGDGLITTQPVTVRVYRAEGPARPADR; encoded by the coding sequence ATGGATACTCCCATCATCGATGCGGAACGGTCGGTCCGCGGCTCCGACGACGAGCGGTTACTGCTGCGAATCTTCATCGGCGAGGACGACCGCCATGAGGGTCGCCCCTTGTACCAAGCCATAGTCGAGACTCTGCGAGCGAACGACCTGGCTGGCGCCACGGTACTCAAGGGCATCGAGGGGTTCGGCAAGTCGAGCCGGCTCCACACCTCCTCGGTGCTACGGCTGTCGGAGGACTTACCCATCCTCATCGAGTGCGTCTCACGCACCGACAAGATCGAGCAAATCCTCCCAGTGCTCGACGCGATGATCGGTGACGGTCTGATCACCACCCAGCCTGTCACAGTCCGTGTGTATCGAGCGGAAGGGCCCGCCCGCCCGGCCGACCGGTAG
- the merA gene encoding mercury(II) reductase: MTAKTELEIEGMHCDGCETTVGAALSRAGLTEVRVDWRRGTATGLPSAGFTIESAAEQVAATGYKLVEAPAEDARPVAATDEYDLVIIGSGSGAFAAAIKARELGARVAMVERDLVGGTCVNIGCVPSKALLRAAELFWKAGHSPFAGVETTATNVDLRSLVAQKNAIVAKLRKEKYEDLLTHYEIDLIRGSATFVGRDTVAVAGRSLKGFRFLIATGAAPWVPPIEGIDTIDYLTSTSALELEAVPGELIVVGANAIGLELGQLFVHLGSKVTFVEALERVAPFEEPEISAAIDTHLRSQGAVIHTGASITRAGVADGRVWLDIGSRDGAVRLEADRVLMATGRRARTADLGLDLAGVETDPRGQVMVNDSLQSSNDRIYAVGDVTNHPQFVYVAALGGNIAAENAIRGTSRKIDFTTMPRVTFTTPAIASVGLTEEQAREAGKKVITSVLPIDVVPRAIVDHETGGLVKLVADETSGQLLGAHIIADGAGDVIQAAVMALKYRATIEEIASTYHPYLTMAEALKLAAQGFNKDISMLSCCAA; the protein is encoded by the coding sequence ATGACCGCGAAGACCGAATTGGAGATCGAGGGCATGCACTGCGACGGCTGCGAGACCACCGTCGGAGCGGCGCTCAGCAGAGCCGGGCTCACCGAAGTGAGAGTCGACTGGCGTCGCGGTACGGCAACCGGCCTTCCTTCAGCCGGATTCACGATCGAGTCGGCAGCGGAGCAGGTGGCGGCGACCGGCTACAAGCTGGTCGAGGCACCTGCCGAGGATGCGAGACCAGTGGCGGCCACGGACGAGTATGACCTCGTGATCATCGGATCGGGCTCCGGTGCCTTCGCCGCCGCCATCAAAGCCCGTGAACTCGGAGCCCGGGTGGCCATGGTCGAGCGAGATCTAGTGGGCGGAACCTGCGTCAACATCGGCTGTGTCCCCTCCAAGGCACTGCTGCGCGCCGCCGAGTTGTTCTGGAAGGCCGGACACAGTCCGTTTGCCGGCGTCGAGACCACGGCTACCAACGTTGATCTTCGGTCCCTGGTCGCGCAGAAGAACGCCATCGTCGCGAAGCTGCGGAAGGAGAAGTACGAGGACCTGCTCACCCACTATGAGATCGACCTCATCCGCGGATCGGCAACGTTCGTAGGTCGGGACACTGTCGCGGTCGCGGGCAGGTCCCTGAAGGGGTTCCGCTTCTTGATCGCCACCGGCGCGGCACCATGGGTTCCCCCGATCGAGGGGATCGACACGATCGACTACCTCACGTCGACCTCGGCCCTCGAACTCGAAGCGGTGCCCGGCGAGTTGATCGTCGTCGGTGCCAATGCGATCGGCCTCGAACTCGGGCAGCTCTTTGTTCATCTCGGTTCCAAGGTCACCTTCGTCGAGGCCCTCGAGCGGGTGGCACCATTCGAGGAGCCGGAGATCTCCGCCGCCATCGACACCCATCTCCGGTCACAGGGTGCGGTGATTCACACCGGCGCCAGCATCACCCGGGCGGGAGTGGCGGATGGGCGGGTTTGGCTCGATATCGGCTCAAGAGACGGTGCCGTTCGGCTGGAAGCAGACAGAGTCTTGATGGCGACCGGTCGTCGCGCTCGCACCGCGGACCTTGGGCTCGACCTAGCCGGGGTTGAAACCGACCCCCGCGGGCAGGTCATGGTCAACGACAGCCTGCAGTCGTCAAACGACCGTATCTACGCCGTCGGAGACGTCACCAACCATCCCCAATTCGTCTACGTGGCCGCCCTCGGAGGCAACATCGCCGCCGAGAACGCCATTCGGGGAACCAGCCGCAAGATCGACTTCACCACCATGCCCCGGGTCACCTTTACCACCCCGGCCATCGCCTCGGTCGGACTCACCGAGGAACAAGCACGTGAAGCAGGGAAGAAGGTCATCACCTCGGTGCTGCCCATCGATGTGGTGCCTCGTGCCATCGTCGACCACGAAACCGGCGGACTGGTGAAACTCGTCGCCGACGAGACATCGGGCCAACTGCTGGGCGCCCATATCATCGCCGACGGCGCCGGCGATGTGATCCAGGCCGCAGTCATGGCGCTCAAGTACCGAGCCACCATCGAAGAGATCGCCTCGACCTACCACCCCTACCTCACCATGGCCGAGGCTCTCAAACTCGCCGCACAGGGATTCAACAAGGACATCAGCATGCTCAGCTGCTGCGCCGCCTGA
- a CDS encoding dihydroorotate dehydrogenase-like protein has protein sequence MSVDLSTSYLGLKLAHPIVPSASPLTGDIDRILALADAGAPAVVLASIFEEQIEHDLITMSGGADPGTGASGEAPSGYLPRLDAHNPGTAGYLDLIGRAKDEAGIPVIASLNGVSLGGWTNYARDIAEVGVDALELNIYRVAAGVDETSEAVESDYLRLVEAVRGSIDIPLAIKIGPYFTAMASMARRFADAGADGLVLFNRFYQPDIDLDSLSVVPNLVLSTSAELRLILRWTAILHGRVDIDLAATTGIHQPDDAVKSLLAGATAIMMASALLRHGPGHLGVVRDGLADWLAANDYSSVSQARGSLSQLAVDDPAAFERANYMKSLASHVPTW, from the coding sequence GTGAGCGTCGACCTTTCGACCAGCTATTTGGGACTGAAACTCGCCCACCCCATAGTGCCTTCGGCGTCGCCGCTGACCGGCGACATCGACCGGATTCTCGCCCTCGCAGATGCCGGCGCTCCAGCCGTGGTGCTGGCGTCCATCTTCGAGGAGCAGATCGAACACGACCTCATCACGATGAGCGGCGGGGCCGACCCCGGCACCGGCGCCTCCGGCGAGGCACCCTCCGGCTACCTGCCCCGCCTCGACGCCCACAACCCCGGCACCGCGGGCTACCTCGACCTGATAGGGCGGGCCAAGGACGAGGCAGGGATCCCCGTGATCGCAAGCCTCAACGGGGTCAGTCTCGGGGGATGGACCAACTACGCACGAGACATCGCCGAGGTTGGAGTGGACGCCCTCGAGCTCAACATCTATCGGGTTGCCGCCGGTGTCGACGAGACTTCGGAGGCCGTGGAGTCCGACTACCTGCGGCTGGTTGAGGCTGTGCGCGGCTCGATCGACATACCACTGGCGATCAAGATCGGCCCCTACTTCACGGCGATGGCCTCGATGGCCCGTCGGTTTGCGGACGCCGGGGCCGACGGCCTGGTGTTGTTCAACCGCTTCTATCAGCCCGACATCGACCTCGACTCGTTGAGTGTTGTTCCCAACCTGGTCCTGTCGACCAGCGCCGAACTCCGTCTCATCCTGCGTTGGACCGCGATCCTCCATGGAAGGGTCGACATCGACCTGGCGGCCACCACCGGGATCCACCAACCCGACGACGCAGTGAAATCTCTCCTGGCCGGGGCAACAGCGATCATGATGGCCTCAGCCCTGCTCCGCCACGGGCCGGGCCATCTGGGAGTCGTCCGGGACGGGCTCGCCGACTGGCTCGCCGCCAACGACTACTCGTCGGTGAGCCAGGCCCGGGGCTCGCTGAGCCAACTGGCGGTGGACGACCCGGCTGCTTTCGAGCGGGCCAACTACATGAAGAGCCTCGCCTCGCACGTGCCCACCTGGTGA
- the nifJ gene encoding pyruvate:ferredoxin (flavodoxin) oxidoreductase has protein sequence MTANARVQSTIDGNEAAAMIAHRLSEVIAIYPITPASPMGELADTWSHHNRPNLWGVVPRVIQLQSEAGAAGTLHGALQTGALATTFTSSQGLLLMLPNMFKIAGELTPAVIHVAARTVATHALSIFGDHSDVMAARQTGFAMLSSSSVQEAHDLALVAHLATLESRVPFLHFFDGFRTSHEVAKIGLISDEALRDLIDEDLIAAHRARSLNPNRPVLRGSAQNPDVFFQAREAANRFYEAVPGIVTAAMDRVAEHTGRQHRLFEYHGSPEPERVMVLMGSAAGAAKEAVDRLLADGAEVGLVVVKLYRPFDPAALAEAIPESVTKLMVMDRTKEPGAPGEPLYLDVVAALAEQGRSDISVYGCRYGLSSKEFTPAMVAGAFAEIDRQAPRRHSTVGIVDDVTHTSIDYDPEWFSEPEYVTRAMFYGLGSDGTVSANKATVKIIGQTTPMHAQGYFVYDSKKAGARTVSHLRVSPHPIESTYLIARADFVGLHHFEFLDGTDALERIAPGGKLLLNSPYPKGETWERIPPTAQRVILDKGIDVWAVDALTIAGDAGLGNRINTVLQACFFHLSDFLPADRAIEAMKEQIESSYGKGGQGIIRRNIDAIEGAFSGLYQVTPGAVGTIEQPRPLVPDIAPDFVQRVTAMIMADQGDRLPVSALPVDGTFPTGTTKWEKRSLAAEIPIWDPSLCIDCGRCALACPHAAIRMKAFDIGVEAPDGFASKDPTGKDFEGMRVVVQVAPDDCTGCGICVDICPAKSKEIVKHKAINMEPKGPHLERERANFSFFLDLPEVDRGQVNAPTVKGSQFLEPLFEFSSACVGCGETPYLKLMTQLLGDRVIVANATGCSSIFGGNLPTTPWTTNSQGRGPAWSNSLFEDNAEFGLGMRLGLESQRDDALLLVTALAPELGDLASRILETAEVKDRANLDKLVDVQREQVAELREKLAGMEGRLPRRLEGVVDALITTSIWIVGGDGWAYDIGFGGLDHIFGSGRDVNILVLDTEVYSNTGGQASKATPRAAVAKFASGGKTTGKKDLGQIAMAYGDVYVAQVAMGANPTQTVRAFAEAEQHEGVSLIIAYSPCIAHGYDLSNQIEHQKLAGATGYWPLYRYDPAREVQGEPGLRLDSRKPTAPFKALAESEARFSMLARVNPERAAELSERAQRDIDDRWNLYEQMVHIHRTAEYGEVEE, from the coding sequence ATGACCGCCAACGCCCGGGTGCAGAGCACGATCGACGGGAACGAGGCGGCGGCCATGATCGCCCACCGCCTCAGTGAGGTGATCGCTATCTACCCGATCACGCCGGCGTCCCCCATGGGCGAGCTCGCCGATACCTGGTCCCATCACAATCGGCCCAACCTCTGGGGTGTGGTCCCCCGGGTCATCCAACTCCAGTCGGAGGCTGGTGCTGCCGGGACACTCCACGGCGCCCTTCAGACGGGGGCACTGGCGACGACCTTCACCTCATCGCAGGGCCTTCTCCTGATGCTCCCCAACATGTTCAAGATCGCCGGAGAGTTGACCCCGGCAGTGATCCACGTGGCGGCTCGAACGGTGGCCACCCATGCCCTCTCGATTTTCGGAGACCACTCCGACGTGATGGCAGCCCGTCAGACCGGGTTCGCCATGCTCTCCTCATCGTCGGTGCAGGAGGCCCACGATCTCGCCCTGGTAGCCCACCTCGCCACCCTGGAGTCCCGGGTGCCATTCCTCCACTTCTTCGACGGGTTCCGCACCTCGCACGAAGTCGCCAAGATCGGGTTGATCAGTGACGAAGCCCTCCGCGACCTGATCGATGAGGACCTGATCGCAGCCCACCGGGCGCGCTCGCTGAACCCCAACAGACCCGTTCTGCGAGGATCTGCCCAGAACCCCGATGTGTTCTTCCAGGCACGGGAGGCTGCCAACCGGTTCTACGAGGCGGTGCCAGGGATCGTGACCGCCGCCATGGACCGGGTCGCCGAGCACACCGGCCGCCAACACCGGTTGTTCGAGTACCACGGATCCCCGGAGCCCGAGCGCGTCATGGTCTTGATGGGCTCGGCCGCGGGGGCTGCCAAGGAGGCGGTCGACCGGTTGCTCGCAGACGGAGCCGAGGTGGGCCTCGTAGTGGTAAAGCTGTATCGCCCGTTCGACCCTGCAGCCCTAGCCGAGGCGATACCGGAGAGCGTGACCAAACTCATGGTCATGGACCGAACGAAGGAGCCCGGCGCTCCCGGCGAACCGCTCTACCTGGACGTTGTCGCCGCCCTTGCCGAACAGGGGAGGTCGGACATCTCCGTCTACGGATGTCGCTACGGCCTCTCCTCGAAGGAGTTCACCCCGGCCATGGTCGCCGGAGCCTTTGCCGAGATCGACCGCCAAGCCCCCAGAAGGCACAGCACCGTCGGAATAGTCGACGACGTCACCCACACATCGATCGATTACGACCCGGAGTGGTTCTCGGAGCCCGAGTATGTGACACGGGCCATGTTCTACGGTCTCGGATCCGATGGCACTGTCAGCGCCAACAAGGCGACGGTCAAGATCATCGGCCAGACGACCCCCATGCACGCCCAGGGGTACTTCGTGTACGACTCGAAAAAGGCCGGAGCGCGGACCGTCTCCCATCTTCGGGTCTCACCGCACCCGATCGAGTCCACCTACTTGATCGCCCGAGCGGACTTCGTCGGCCTCCACCACTTCGAGTTTCTCGACGGTACCGACGCCCTGGAGCGGATCGCACCCGGAGGCAAGCTGCTGCTGAACAGCCCGTACCCCAAAGGTGAGACCTGGGAGCGCATCCCGCCGACAGCCCAGCGTGTGATTCTCGACAAGGGCATCGACGTGTGGGCGGTGGACGCTCTCACCATCGCAGGCGACGCCGGCCTCGGGAACCGGATCAACACCGTCCTCCAGGCTTGCTTCTTCCATCTGAGCGACTTCCTACCGGCGGACCGGGCGATCGAGGCGATGAAGGAGCAGATCGAGAGCAGCTACGGCAAGGGTGGCCAAGGCATCATCCGCCGGAACATCGACGCTATCGAAGGTGCGTTTTCCGGCCTGTACCAGGTGACACCCGGCGCCGTCGGGACGATTGAGCAACCCCGCCCACTCGTGCCGGACATCGCCCCCGACTTTGTCCAGAGGGTGACGGCCATGATCATGGCCGACCAGGGCGACCGCCTGCCCGTGTCGGCCCTGCCCGTCGACGGCACCTTCCCGACAGGGACGACGAAATGGGAGAAGCGCTCTCTGGCAGCGGAGATCCCCATCTGGGATCCGAGCCTCTGCATCGACTGCGGCAGATGTGCCCTTGCCTGTCCCCATGCCGCCATACGGATGAAGGCATTCGATATCGGCGTCGAGGCCCCCGACGGGTTCGCCTCGAAGGACCCCACCGGCAAGGACTTCGAAGGCATGCGGGTGGTGGTCCAGGTCGCTCCCGACGACTGCACAGGGTGTGGAATCTGCGTCGACATCTGCCCGGCCAAGTCCAAAGAGATCGTCAAGCACAAGGCGATCAACATGGAGCCCAAGGGGCCCCACCTCGAGCGGGAGAGAGCCAACTTCAGCTTCTTCCTCGATCTTCCCGAGGTGGACAGGGGGCAGGTCAACGCCCCCACCGTCAAGGGCTCGCAGTTCCTGGAGCCCCTCTTCGAGTTCTCCAGCGCCTGTGTCGGGTGCGGCGAGACCCCCTACCTGAAGCTGATGACCCAGCTCCTGGGCGACCGGGTGATCGTCGCCAACGCCACCGGATGCTCCTCGATCTTCGGGGGCAACCTTCCGACCACACCATGGACGACCAACAGCCAGGGCCGCGGTCCCGCATGGTCCAACAGCCTGTTCGAGGACAACGCCGAGTTCGGCCTCGGAATGCGCCTCGGCCTCGAGTCACAGCGGGACGATGCCCTGCTCCTGGTGACAGCGTTGGCCCCGGAACTGGGAGACCTCGCCAGCCGCATACTGGAGACGGCAGAAGTGAAGGACAGAGCCAACCTGGACAAGCTCGTCGATGTGCAGCGCGAACAGGTGGCCGAACTCAGGGAGAAGCTGGCCGGTATGGAGGGGCGTCTCCCGCGACGTCTCGAAGGAGTCGTCGATGCACTGATCACCACCAGCATCTGGATCGTCGGGGGCGACGGTTGGGCCTACGACATCGGGTTCGGAGGGCTTGACCATATTTTCGGTTCGGGGCGCGATGTCAACATCCTGGTCCTCGACACCGAGGTCTACTCGAACACCGGAGGCCAGGCGTCGAAGGCAACCCCCAGGGCGGCCGTCGCCAAGTTCGCTTCCGGGGGCAAGACAACCGGGAAGAAGGACCTGGGCCAGATCGCCATGGCCTACGGGGATGTCTACGTGGCACAAGTGGCAATGGGGGCCAACCCGACCCAGACGGTGCGGGCCTTCGCCGAAGCGGAACAACATGAAGGCGTGTCCCTCATCATCGCCTACAGCCCCTGCATCGCCCACGGCTACGACCTGTCCAACCAGATCGAGCATCAGAAACTGGCGGGTGCGACGGGATACTGGCCGCTCTACAGGTACGACCCGGCCCGTGAGGTCCAGGGTGAGCCCGGTCTCCGCTTGGACAGCAGAAAGCCGACGGCCCCGTTCAAGGCTCTGGCCGAGTCAGAGGCCCGGTTTTCGATGCTGGCCAGGGTCAACCCGGAGCGGGCCGCCGAGCTGAGCGAACGAGCCCAACGTGACATCGACGACCGTTGGAATCTCTATGAGCAGATGGTCCACATCCATAGGACAGCTGAGTACGGGGAGGTAGAGGAGTGA
- a CDS encoding CrcB family protein → MLAGGLVGSAARLGVGAALGWEPGGWPVATLAVNVVGAGVLGWYLARRARSASPWWSLGFWAIGVLGSFTTFSALGVEAVALLEAGRVVAAGCYVVVSALAGLVVAGVGYRLGEGR, encoded by the coding sequence GTGCTGGCCGGGGGGCTGGTGGGCTCGGCGGCGCGGCTCGGGGTCGGGGCGGCGCTCGGGTGGGAACCCGGAGGATGGCCTGTGGCCACCCTGGCGGTGAATGTGGTGGGTGCGGGTGTGCTCGGCTGGTACCTGGCTCGACGTGCTCGGTCTGCGTCACCGTGGTGGTCCTTAGGCTTCTGGGCGATCGGGGTGCTCGGTTCATTCACCACGTTCTCGGCGCTAGGTGTCGAGGCGGTCGCTCTCCTCGAGGCAGGGCGCGTCGTGGCGGCCGGGTGCTACGTGGTGGTGTCGGCGCTGGCCGGGTTGGTGGTGGCGGGCGTCGGTTACCGCCTCGGGGAGGGGCGATGA
- a CDS encoding MerR family transcriptional regulator yields the protein MRIGEAAAEAGLEPTAIRFYEKHGVLPEPERTDSGYRDYTETDVALLRFVRRARGLGIPLDDVREIVELRTRGQAPCDVVRNAMAREAAMIESRIEELHALRDELLRLRKLADQVADDWPGGDCVCHIVEAESTTPKKTRRKVRA from the coding sequence ATGCGGATCGGTGAAGCCGCGGCGGAAGCCGGTTTGGAGCCAACCGCGATTCGTTTCTACGAGAAGCACGGTGTGCTCCCCGAGCCGGAACGCACCGACTCGGGCTACCGCGATTACACGGAGACGGACGTCGCTCTGCTCCGGTTTGTCCGCAGGGCGCGGGGCCTGGGAATCCCCCTCGATGATGTGCGCGAGATCGTCGAGCTCCGTACCCGCGGTCAGGCGCCATGTGACGTGGTGCGCAACGCCATGGCCCGTGAGGCGGCGATGATCGAGTCTCGTATCGAGGAATTGCACGCCCTTCGAGACGAGCTGCTCAGACTCCGAAAGCTCGCCGACCAGGTCGCCGACGATTGGCCCGGCGGCGACTGCGTGTGCCACATCGTCGAAGCCGAGAGCACCACACCAAAGAAGACCCGACGAAAGGTGCGCGCATGA